Below is a genomic region from Streptosporangiales bacterium.
CACGGTGCCGGAGCGGGGCAGGCTGGTGAAGATCGGTGCGTCGGGGTGCAGGTCGAGTTGCTCGGCGATCCGGGTGGCCAGGGCCTCGATTTGGGTCGTGATGGTGCGCAGCACGGCGGTGAACGCGGCGGTGACGGTGGCGGCGGACTCGCTGGCGGAGCCGGTGGCGCCGCGTGGGGCGTTGGTCAGGCGGGTGTGGAAGGTGTCGGGGCTGGTGCGGCCGCAGTAGCCGGCGGCCGACAGCCAGGCCGTCCATCGCTTGGGCGAGAGCCAGTCGGCGCGGTCTTGGGTGTCGAAGCGGTCGAGGAACCGCAGGCTGATCGCGGAGTCGATGTCGGCGAACAGGCCGACCGTGCCGGGGAAGCAAATCTGCAGGTGTGCGCGCAGCTGGTTAGCGACTGCGACCCGGTGGGCGACGAGGTCGCGGCGGGCACGGACGGTCTGGCGCAGCGCGGTGGTGGCCTCGGTGTCGACCAGCAGCGGGCGGAGCCGGCGGCGGTCGGTGCGCACCACGTCGGCCAGGACGTAGGCGTCGAACCGGTCGTCCTTGTTGCCGGCCGACCCGTAGCGAGACCGCAGGTTCTTCAGCTGACCGGGCGGGATGACGTAGACGACCAGCCCGGCCTGGCGCAGCGCGTCGACGACCGGCCCGTCGGGACGCTCGATCCCGACCTCGCTGACCTCGGCGGCCAGCAGCTTGCGGACCATCGTGCGCAACCCGGCGGTGTCATGGGCGACGGGGAACCGGTCGATCGGTTCGCCATCGGGGTCGACGATCGCGATGGCGTGATCGTCTTTGGCCCAGTCCACCCCGGCGGTAGGTCGCGGCAGGACGGGGGCATCGGCGACACTCAATGTTGTCTCCTCGCTGTTGCACCAGTGGGAAGACACCTGGTGGTCCCGGGACGCGGCTGCCGGTCGCTCACTGATCGGCGCTCTGTGGCGCACAGCCCTGTAGCCAGTCGGCGCGTCCTGGGCCACCGGGCCTCGCAGAACTCATCCCGGACCTCAAGAGTCGAGCGAGCAGGGCGATGGCCCGGTGGGGACCTCAGGTGCGCCCGAATCCTGTCATCAACAGGACCGGACACAAGGATGGTGCACCAGTGAGCGGTGCGGGTGAGGCGATCCGGGTGCTGCTCGTCGACGACCAGGAGCTCGTGCGTGCGGGCTTCCGCATGGTCATCGACGCGCAGCCGGACATCGACGTGGTCGGCGAGGCCGCCGACGGGGCCGGTGCGCTCGAGGTCCTGCGGAGCACGTCCGTCGACGTCGTGCTGATGGACATCCGCATGCCGCGCATGGACGGCGTCGAGGCCACGCGCCGGATCCACGAGTCCGGCAACGACCTGCCGCGGGTGCTGATCCTCACCACCTTCGACCTCGACGAGCATGCGTACGCCGGCCTGCGGGCGGGCGCGTCCGGGTTCTTCCTCAAGGACGCGCCGCCGGCCGACCTGCTGTCGGCGATCCGCGCGGTGCACTCCGGCGACGCCGTCGTCGCGCCGAGCACCACCCGCCGGCTGCTCGACCGGTTCGTCTCCCACCTCCCCGACGACGAGGCCGCGCCGGCCGCCGGCCTCGACTCGCTGACCGAGCGCGAGCGCGAGGTCCTCGTCGAGATCGCGCAGGGCCTCTCCAACGCCGAGATCGGCGTCCGCCTGTACGTCTCCGAGGCGACCGTCAAGACCCACGTCGGCCGCATCCTCGCCAAGCTCGGCCTCCGCGACCGGGTGCAGGCGGTCGTCCTCGCGTACGAGACCGGCCTGGTCCGTCCCAGCGCCTGACGCGCGCATCTACGACCTGAGGTGTAGTCGAAGGTCGAGGTACCCCTCCGAAGGTTGACGCGGGAACCGACCGATGGCCCGATGCGGGCGCCCCCTGCCCTTCCCTAGGGTCGAACCAGTCAAGATCATCAACCGGGGAGGAACTCCGTGTCGGTCACGACCCCAGGGTCGTCGCAGCAGCGGCCCACCACGGACGCGTCGCCCGACCCGTTCGACGTGGCACGCCGCGCGGCCGCCAGGCACGACGCCGGCCGGCACGCGGCGGCACCGCAGATCGGGCCCGCGCCGGTCGCACCGCGGCCACTGCCTCCGGGGACGACTCCGGTCATCCGCGCCGCGCAGCTGGCGAAGGTCTACGGGTCAGGGGAGACGGCGGTACACGCACTCGACGGCGTCGACGTCGAGGTCGCCGCGGGCTCGTTCACGGCGATCATGGGTCCGTCCGGCTCGGGCAAGTCCACGCTCATGCACTGCCTCGCGGGCCTCGACGCCGCGACCTCCGGCACGATCCACGTCGGCGACATCGACATCACCCGGCTGAACGACAAGGCGCTCACCCTGCTGCGGCGCGACCGCGTGGGTTTCGTCTTCCAGTCGTTCAACCTCCTCCCGATGCTCACCGCGAAGCAGAACATCGTGCTCCCGCTCGACCTCGCCGGTCGCAAGCCCGACCAGCAGTGGTACGACCAGGTCGTCGACGTCCTCGGCATCCGCGACCGGCTCGGCCACAAGCCGGCTCAGCTGTCCGGCGGTCAGCAGCAGCGCGTCGCCTGCGCGCGTGCGTTGCTGAGCCGGCCGCAGGTCGTCTTCGCCGACGAGCCGACCGGCAACCTCGACTCGAGGTCGGGTGCCGAGGTGCTCGGGTTCCTGCGCCGCTCCGTCCGCGAGATGGGGCAGACGATCGTCATGGTCACCCACGACCCCAACGCCGCGGCGTACGCCGACCGCGTGCTGCTACTCGCCGACGGCCGGGTCGCCGGCGGCATCGACGCGCCCACCACCGACAGCGTCATCGACGCGCTCCGGCAGCTGGGGGGCTGACGAGGTGCTCAAGACGACGCTGGCCGGCCTGCGCGCCCATGGCGCGCGGCTGATCTTCTCGTCCCTCGCCATCATTTTCGGCGTCGGTTTCGCGGCCGGCAGCTTCGTGCTGACCGACACGATCAAGGCCGGCTACGAGATGTCGTTCGCCGCCGACGCGCGGTTGCTCGACCTCGTGGCCACGCCCGACGAGGACGAGGACGAGGCCGGCAAGGCGGTCCCGGCCGCGACCGTCGACCGCATGCGTGACGTCGACGGTGTGGCGAGCGTCGAGGAGCGCTACCAGGGTTACGGCACGCTGCTGAACTCCAAGGGCAGGCCGCTCGGCAACCAGGGCATGGCCACGGTCGACAGCATCGCGGCGGACAAGGCGCTCCGCTGGCAGCAGGTCGCGAAGGGACGCCTGCCCGACGCGGCCGACGAGCTGACCCTCGACACGGCGACGGCGAAGCGCGCGGGCTATGCGGTCGGCGACCCGGTCCGGGTGATCGACGTCGAGGACGAGGTGCACAGCTACACGCTGACCGGCACGATCGACGTCGAGGACTCACCGCAGTACGCGGGCATCCCGTACGTCGGTGTCACCGCTTCGCAGGCCAAGCTGATCGACGGGGCCGACGCGCCGTCGCGGATCGACATGCGTACCGCCGACGGCGCCGACGTCGCCGCGGTCGAGTCCGACGTCGCGGCGCTGCTGCCCTCGGGCTGGCAGGCGTCCACGGGCGCGGAGTTCACCCGGCAGCAGCTGAAGGACATCTCCAGCGAGCTGACCCAGCTCAACATCGCACTGCTGGCCTTCGCCGCGATCGCGATGTTCGTCGCCGCGATCGTCATCGCCAACACGTTCACGATCCTCATCGCGCAGCGCACGCGCGAGATGGCGCTGCTGCGTTGCGTCGGGGCGACGCGCGGTCAGGTGTACCGGTCGGTCCTGCTCGAGTCGATCGTCCTCGGCATCGTCGGGTCGACGCTCGGCCTGCTGGCGGGCATCGGTCTCGCCGCGGTGGCGCAGGTCGTGCTGCGCGCGGTGGGTGCGCCGATGGGGCCGGGCCCGGTCTCACCGACCCTCGTCGGCCTGGTGATCCCGTTCGTCCTCGGCACGGTGGTCACGGTCGTCGCGGCGGCCTTCCCGGCGATCGGGGCCACCCGGATCGCGCCGATCGCGGCGCTGCGCAACCAGCCCGACATCGGCCGGGTGCGCAAGTCGCACCGCGTGCGTACTGTGCTCGCGTTCCTCGCCCTCGTTGCGGGGATCGCGGCGATGGTGCCCGGCGTGCGCGGCGACGGCAGCGAGCAGAACTTCCTCCTCGCTCTCGCCGGGGGAGCGGTGGCGTTCCTCGGGATCCTGTTCCTCACGCCCGTGATCGTCCCCCGGCTCATCAGCGTTCTCGGCTTCGTCCTCGCGCGGCCGTTCCGCACGCCGGGCAGGCTCGCCCGGGCCAACGCGGTGCGCAACCCGGGACGTGCGGCCGCGACCAGTGCGGCCCTGCTCGTCGGGGTCACGCTGATCAGCATCATGGCGGTCGTGTCCGCGTCGGTGCAGAAGACGGCGACGGCGAGCCTCGACGAGGAGTTCCCGTTCGACCTGTCGATCACGTCCCGCACCGCGGCGGTGCCGGGGCCGGTGGTCGATGACCTCGAGAAGGAGAAGCGCCTGTCCGGCGTCGTGCCCGTCTACACGGCTCGCGGCACGGTGGGCGACGGCCGCGGGTTCACGGTGCAGGGCGTCGACAAGGCCGAGGCCGAGCGGGAGCTCGGTCCGCTCAAGCAGTACGAGAAGGCAGCGCCCGGCAGGGTGGTGATCCCGAAGTTCGTCGCCGCCGTCGAGAAGCTCGACGTCGGCGACGAGGTGACGATCGGGCTCGCCGACAAGTCGGAGCTGACGGCCGAGATCGCCGGCACCGTCTCAGGCGACACCGCGATCGCCACCTCCGACGACCTCCTCGAGGCGGCGCCGGACGCGGTGGTCGGCAGCGTCTTCCTCAAGGCGAAGTCGGGCGAGTCGGCCGAGGACGTCCAGACCGCGGTCGACCGGGCCGTCGCCGACCGTCCCGAGCTC
It encodes:
- a CDS encoding IS110 family transposase; this translates as MSVADAPVLPRPTAGVDWAKDDHAIAIVDPDGEPIDRFPVAHDTAGLRTMVRKLLAAEVSEVGIERPDGPVVDALRQAGLVVYVIPPGQLKNLRSRYGSAGNKDDRFDAYVLADVVRTDRRRLRPLLVDTEATTALRQTVRARRDLVAHRVAVANQLRAHLQICFPGTVGLFADIDSAISLRFLDRFDTQDRADWLSPKRWTAWLSAAGYCGRTSPDTFHTRLTNAPRGATGSASESAATVTAAFTAVLRTITTQIEALATRIAEQLDLHPDAPIFTSLPRSGTVRAARLLAEIGDARGRFPTADSMACLAGVAPSTRQSGKTTAVSFRWGADKQLRDALCDFAGDTRHANPWAADLYQRARTRGHDHPHAVRILARAWVDNIWACWTTTTPYHPDHHRALQRILNQHQPAAA
- a CDS encoding FtsX-like permease family protein, which codes for MLKTTLAGLRAHGARLIFSSLAIIFGVGFAAGSFVLTDTIKAGYEMSFAADARLLDLVATPDEDEDEAGKAVPAATVDRMRDVDGVASVEERYQGYGTLLNSKGRPLGNQGMATVDSIAADKALRWQQVAKGRLPDAADELTLDTATAKRAGYAVGDPVRVIDVEDEVHSYTLTGTIDVEDSPQYAGIPYVGVTASQAKLIDGADAPSRIDMRTADGADVAAVESDVAALLPSGWQASTGAEFTRQQLKDISSELTQLNIALLAFAAIAMFVAAIVIANTFTILIAQRTREMALLRCVGATRGQVYRSVLLESIVLGIVGSTLGLLAGIGLAAVAQVVLRAVGAPMGPGPVSPTLVGLVIPFVLGTVVTVVAAAFPAIGATRIAPIAALRNQPDIGRVRKSHRVRTVLAFLALVAGIAAMVPGVRGDGSEQNFLLALAGGAVAFLGILFLTPVIVPRLISVLGFVLARPFRTPGRLARANAVRNPGRAAATSAALLVGVTLISIMAVVSASVQKTATASLDEEFPFDLSITSRTAAVPGPVVDDLEKEKRLSGVVPVYTARGTVGDGRGFTVQGVDKAEAERELGPLKQYEKAAPGRVVIPKFVAAVEKLDVGDEVTIGLADKSELTAEIAGTVSGDTAIATSDDLLEAAPDAVVGSVFLKAKSGESAEDVQTAVDRAVADRPELTVEGPLQYKAAIEKGVQATLLLFAGLLGIAVLIALFGIANTLALSVLERTRESGVLRALGLTRRQLRAMFSGEAVLMAAVAGLLGVGLGVAFGYVAIRSLVGSSADLVAPYAQLGLFVGLAALAGLVASVVPARKAARSSVVVAMAEE
- a CDS encoding response regulator, whose amino-acid sequence is MARWGPQVRPNPVINRTGHKDGAPVSGAGEAIRVLLVDDQELVRAGFRMVIDAQPDIDVVGEAADGAGALEVLRSTSVDVVLMDIRMPRMDGVEATRRIHESGNDLPRVLILTTFDLDEHAYAGLRAGASGFFLKDAPPADLLSAIRAVHSGDAVVAPSTTRRLLDRFVSHLPDDEAAPAAGLDSLTEREREVLVEIAQGLSNAEIGVRLYVSEATVKTHVGRILAKLGLRDRVQAVVLAYETGLVRPSA
- a CDS encoding ATP-binding cassette domain-containing protein, with amino-acid sequence MRAAQLAKVYGSGETAVHALDGVDVEVAAGSFTAIMGPSGSGKSTLMHCLAGLDAATSGTIHVGDIDITRLNDKALTLLRRDRVGFVFQSFNLLPMLTAKQNIVLPLDLAGRKPDQQWYDQVVDVLGIRDRLGHKPAQLSGGQQQRVACARALLSRPQVVFADEPTGNLDSRSGAEVLGFLRRSVREMGQTIVMVTHDPNAAAYADRVLLLADGRVAGGIDAPTTDSVIDALRQLGG